In Cellulomonas sp. JZ18, the DNA window ATCGAGGTGCCCGCGTCGGCGGCCGCCTTCGCGATCTCCTTGACCTGGTCGTCGAACTTGCGGATGTTGCCGGGGTTCACGCGGACGGCGGCGCAGCCGGCGTCGATCGCGGCGAACACGTACTTCGGCTGGAAGTGGATGTCGGCGATGACGGGGATCTGCGACTTGCGCGCGATCGCCGGCAGCGCGTCGGCGTCGTCCTGGCTCGGCACCGCGACGCGCACGATGTCGCAGCCGGCGGCCGTCAGCTCGGCGATCTGCTGGAGGGTCGCGTTGATGTCGGTCGTCGGCGTGGTCGTCATCGACTGGACCGAGATCGGAGCGTCGCCGCCGACCTCGACCTTGCCGACGCGGATCTTGCGGGAGGGGCGGCGCGGGGCCAGGACCGGCGCCGGTGCCTGCGGCATGCCGAGGCTGATCGGGGTGCTCACGCGTCCATCATCCCATCCGCCGGACGCGCACCGCCCGGTCGCGACCGACGTTCACGGACCCCTCACGCACGCGGCACGCACACCACCGCGCGGTCGTGGTGCACGTCACAGGATCGAGACCGGGTCGACGATGTCGGCGTACACGAGCAGCAGCCCGACCGCGCCCAGCACCACGAAGACGGAGTACGCCAGCGGGACGAGACGCGCCGTGTCGAAGGGACGGGGGCGCTCGCGGCCGCGGACGCGGGCGACCTGCCGGCGCGCGCCCTCCCACAGCGCCGCGGCGACGTGCCCGCCGTCCAGCGGCGGCAGCGGGATGAGGTTGAAGACGAAGAGCGCGAGGTTGAGCATCGCGAGGGTCGCCAGCAGGCTCGCGGCACGCACGCCCGCGGACTCCTGCTCGAGCGACGCGATCTCCCCCGCGAACCGCCCGACGCCGACGATGCCGACGATGGAGGTCTCGTCGCGCTCGCCGCCCGTGAACGTCGTGCGCACCAGGTCGACGACGCGTCCGGGCAGCGTGCCGACGACCGACACGGTGTCCCACGTGCGGGCCGCCGTGAACGCGAGCGCCGAGCCCACGGACTGGCGCCGGACCTCCTCGGAGGGCGACACCCCGAGGAAGCCGACGGGCCGCGTCACGACCGTGCCGTCGTCGTCGGTCACGACGGTCCCGTCGTCCGCGACCACGGGACGCTCCGCCACGACCGGCGTCACGTCGAGCTCGACGCGGTCGCCGTCGCGCTCGACCACGACGGGGACCTGCTCGTCCCCGGTGCCGCGGATCAGGCCCGCCAGCTGCTCCCACGACGTCACCCGGGTGCCGTCGTAGGACACCACGGTGTCGCCGGGGCGCAGCCCGGCGGCGGCACCGGGCGCGGCCGCGTCCTGCGCCGTGCACCCCCGGTCGGCGGGGGCGTCGGCCGGGATGACGCACTCCGAGA includes these proteins:
- a CDS encoding RIP metalloprotease; the protein is MEALLGVVVFVVVLLASIALHEIGHMVPAKRFGVRVSQYMVGFGPTLWSRTRGETEYGLKAIPLGGFVRLVGMYPPDHAVDAPAPRTWGQRLAADARAASAEEIRPGEDHRAFYRLSTPKKLVVMLGGPVMNLLIAAVLVVVAYVGIGIPTPVPTLSSVSECVIPADAPADRGCTAQDAAAPGAAAGLRPGDTVVSYDGTRVTSWEQLAGLIRGTGDEQVPVVVERDGDRVELDVTPVVAERPVVADDGTVVTDDDGTVVTRPVGFLGVSPSEEVRRQSVGSALAFTAARTWDTVSVVGTLPGRVVDLVRTTFTGGERDETSIVGIVGVGRFAGEIASLEQESAGVRAASLLATLAMLNLALFVFNLIPLPPLDGGHVAAALWEGARRQVARVRGRERPRPFDTARLVPLAYSVFVVLGAVGLLLVYADIVDPVSIL